The Euwallacea fornicatus isolate EFF26 chromosome 18, ASM4011564v1, whole genome shotgun sequence genome segment ACTATTGTATAAAAAGATGTTTCCTTTTTCATGTACTTTAATTTGATCTTTAATTTATGTATAATAAGCGATTCTGAATTTTATTGAATCAGATATTTTACCACTCCAAAAACACCATTTATATCTATTGACTAATATGTTATCTTTAAAACCTTGTACTATATGGGCTAATTTCCTAAGCAAATAAGTATATGTAATAACATCAAACATAATTTAGTGTCTCAAGTACATGGCGCCTCTTAGTCAATCACTTTCGGTTTTCACTATTGGGAATGGATCGCTAACACCCAACACACTCATAACCTAgaagaaattataattttgcacatgaaaaaagttattaaacaaTACACCGACCTTGTCCTCTGTCTGACTGAAATAAACCAGACAATAGTTGCCTTTACACCTATTGGGGACGTCTGGAATGGTAACTTCGTACTTTTGGGATCTTTCAAAGTTAGGAGGGCTGCTTCTTTCTTTGGTGGGTGTAGCACATTTGCTCACGTACTCATAAGTCACGTAATCATCCAAGGAGCCGAAATTTTCCTAAGAAAATAGCTCTGAATATTATGAAGATATGCCTCAAATTTAAAAgagataaaataaaggaaaatatgtcAACGTAtctcaatttttgagaaaacatGACAATTTTAAGTTACCTTAAACAATCCAATCCAATCATCTTTAGTGGGGGGAACCTCCTTCGTAACTTTATAGAAAGCTTTGTTCTCCTCCCCTTCCTCCCAGCTTGAGACTTTGTCAAACTGTACCACGTGTTCCGAATAATCTGAAAACACCTTATCGCAAATGGTTTGCGCTGATAACAGGTCGACATGCCTCGGTTTTAATTCTACTGGGCGAGGTATCtaaacaatttcattttgaactTTTAGTGGTAATTTCATTAGATAATAAACTTGTTGATGATTATGTTAATTGGGATATTGAAAGAGTTACTCCATTTCTTTCTTTCATGAGGTTATTTAAGTGTATCCAGGATATTAATAGTTAAATAGAACTCACTCTCTGTAATATATTAACACCTTACTAACTCGTTCTTAAAGCATGAAAACACGGAATGAAATTGTTACTTTTACCGCCATAATTCTAGGATTAGTCACAGGAAATACCAATACGAATATTATCAGACGTACTTTTATGTTGAAATCAGCGCTAACAGGCTTATGGTCACTCAGCACAAATGCTGGATGCGATTTATAAGAAAGTTGCTCCACTTTCAATGtaacattttcataattattggAGTTTACACAGTAAAGGATTCTGTCGCACCACGCAGGCCTTCTCCTGGAACAGCCTTTTGCAATCCTTCAACAGaccaaattgaaaatacttACTTGTGATCATAATTATTAGACCCAACATCGAATTTGAACGTGGGAGGGAAATCTGGGTCTTTCTCGGTAAACTCACTAAAAGCCGTCCCTTTTCTCATCACATGCCTCAATTGGTCCTGTTCAAGTAGCTTTTTTAAGTCCTTTTTTAAGATGCTACGCTCGATTTCTTCCGAAGTTCTTTCATACTCTTCCATAAGCCGGAAATTCAAGTCTCCCATCCAAAACACATAACTATTGAAGAAATTGGTAAATTcatttgattaattaaaacattttgaagaGAGAACTCACTCatgatacaaaatttttaatgtttcagcAACGTGAAAGTCCTGGTCTTTTATGATGCTATTGTAGTCCTCAATTCTATCTTTTAATTGGTTGTCGTGAGCACTTAAATGAGAATTGATGAAACAGAGTGAGCACCCATAAATGCTAAAGCGAATACTGACAGCTCCTTTATTACCCTAAAAACAAGTTATTTCTTTGTAATGAACCACTAATAATACTTCTGCCTATTTCAAAAAGATAAGATTACATATAGTAGCCATAGCTCTGCCTAACAACTACTATGCAGAATATTAATGGTATTTAAACTGTATAGACATAGGGAAAGCAAGATCTACCTAATTGCCTAACTGAAACATACAAGTAAACATCAAATATGATCTGGAAGAGAGTAGTAGAATTTTATTgtgtttaatacaaaaattcaatgttCAAACAGGCTGTTAAAGAACAGCCAATTCAACTGCCAGTAATTTCACCATTATGTTAATACATATTAAGCATATCTTTAAAATACACCCTCACCCACATTCCTGCTAATCCAGTTCTTGTATACTCTGACTCAATTTCTCTCACATTGAGTAAATGCTTTCTCAGTGAAAATATTGACAGCACTAACCCTTGCAAACGtatagattttaattttacatagtCTTTCTGGTCTAAAATGTTACGTAAAGCTATGGTCCAAGAATCCTGAAGCATAAATTCTGGTTAATTTAAAGTATAACTTaaccattaggcttatatttaCATCAAACAAGGTATCCAAAAGCATGTTTTGAGGCTGCGATTTGACTTCCTGCAATCCAATGACATAGAAATctggtaatttttcatttttatgacTCGTAATGGAGAGCAGATCTTGGAGCCTTTGCTCAGGGTTACTGGTTCCAACATTGTAAGTCGCTAAGTAGAgcctgaaaaaattattaagtcagaaaataataaaaatatgaaatacaCTGGAATAAAATACACTATTGGGAaggaaattagattttttgtttgtccTCTTGTCTTGTAATGATTCTCTGCCACCCctctttttttccaatttgttaTCACTCTGTCCTATTTGTAGTATTGAAGTATTACTATTTCAGTTTTCCCTAATGATATTTTCTGGGTGTTTCTGCTTGTTTCTTTTACTAACATGTGAAGTTTCAGCATCaaaattgtggtgaaaatgGGGAGTGTCTTactattaaaaacatttagatGGTACTGGCTCTGTTATTACTTTATTCTATATGTTAAAGGGTAGTATAAAGATCAGAAGATTTGTATTGACATAACACTTTTTAATTACACAATTGCGAAAGTTTGCAAGTTTTATTATGGGAGTCTGAGTTGgacttaaaaaatgaaatgtttgtTATGTAATATAGGGAGAAAGATGTCATATTTTCAAAGGGGATCAAATT includes the following:
- the LOC136344950 gene encoding phosphatidylinositol 4,5-bisphosphate 5-phosphatase A-like isoform X2; its protein translation is MDNLRLYLATYNVGTSNPEQRLQDLLSITSHKNEKLPDFYVIGLQEVKSQPQNMLLDTLFDDSWTIALRNILDQKDYVKLKSIRLQGLVLSIFSLRKHLLNVREIESEYTRTGLAGMWGNKGAVSIRFSIYGCSLCFINSHLSAHDNQLKDRIEDYNSIIKDQDFHVAETLKILYHDYVFWMGDLNFRLMEEYERTSEEIERSILKKDLKKLLEQDQLRHVMRKGTAFSEFTEKDPDFPPTFKFDVGSNNYDHKRRPAWCDRILYCVNSNNYENVTLKVEQLSYKSHPAFVLSDHKPVSADFNIKVFSDYSEHVVQFDKVSSWEEGEENKAFYKVTKEVPPTKDDWIGLFKENFGSLDDYVTYEYVSKCATPTKERSSPPNFERSQKYEVTIPDVPNRCKGNYCLVYFSQTEDKVMSVLGVSDPFPIVKTESD
- the LOC136344950 gene encoding phosphatidylinositol 4,5-bisphosphate 5-phosphatase A-like isoform X1; translated protein: MDNLRLYLATYNVGTSNPEQRLQDLLSITSHKNEKLPDFYVIGLQEVKSQPQNMLLDTLFDDSWTIALRNILDQKDYVKLKSIRLQGLVLSIFSLRKHLLNVREIESEYTRTGLAGMWGNKGAVSIRFSIYGCSLCFINSHLSAHDNQLKDRIEDYNSIIKDQDFHVAETLKILYHDYVFWMGDLNFRLMEEYERTSEEIERSILKKDLKKLLEQDQLRHVMRKGTAFSEFTEKDPDFPPTFKFDVGSNNYDHKRRPAWCDRILYCVNSNNYENVTLKVEQLSYKSHPAFVLSDHKPVSADFNIKIPRPVELKPRHVDLLSAQTICDKVFSDYSEHVVQFDKVSSWEEGEENKAFYKVTKEVPPTKDDWIGLFKENFGSLDDYVTYEYVSKCATPTKERSSPPNFERSQKYEVTIPDVPNRCKGNYCLVYFSQTEDKVMSVLGVSDPFPIVKTESD